One genomic window of Methanoculleus horonobensis includes the following:
- a CDS encoding CDP-glycerol glycerophosphotransferase family protein yields the protein MQPETVMAYVNRLKNTKLTCGKTLLELTTYDDVALWWFADMAFHFYLLHREYERSDEEAGFYHTIKSNRHFKALVRQIYYLSDYLLALFAYLTLLWFNRTRQVKLLGQEGKTVLITGADIEWRTFYAGDLVKPILSDQFFHAIVQKLNEKGNYRVVSTYPLKCPYIPSIRVVISKCKHRDVLHIPFNLFFRFRIGRVRYKAKHHFRRVWDVLKDDRKLAELLEIPGDPDRNIREKIKNYFAYDRPEYVFAEFAKFIAMAEVMLERVRPVAVVIEDEYSVFERALVVAAKRKGIPCVAIQHGAIYELHKGYIYQAGEVSPDLSVKTPFVPTADVTAVYGQYHKDLLTQVGGYPESAVVVTGQPRYDRMINLISQSACSELIERWHLDPSKKIVLWTTQCHGISDSENELNFQAVFESMSLIEDVQLIIKQHPGEPKRYNTMIQEHLRKYSIDAHIVGKDADTLGLLAASDLVLLLNSTIGLEAVALQKPLIVMNLGGQPDIVNYVQEGVAYGVYKPEDLKPTIEQLLCDDSCLARNREEFIRKHLYKVDGKAAERVVDLIEECVDTRETKTAYRQSS from the coding sequence ATGCAACCAGAAACAGTTATGGCTTATGTCAACCGACTAAAAAATACTAAACTTACCTGTGGAAAGACCCTGTTAGAGCTTACCACATATGATGACGTTGCACTCTGGTGGTTTGCTGATATGGCGTTCCATTTCTATTTACTCCATCGGGAGTACGAACGTTCTGACGAAGAAGCGGGATTCTACCATACGATTAAGTCAAATAGACATTTCAAGGCACTTGTCCGCCAGATCTACTATCTCAGCGATTATCTTCTTGCGCTCTTCGCATACCTGACGCTCCTTTGGTTTAACAGAACAAGGCAAGTTAAATTGTTGGGGCAGGAGGGAAAGACAGTTCTCATCACAGGGGCGGATATCGAGTGGAGAACATTTTATGCAGGTGACCTGGTCAAACCAATCCTTTCGGATCAGTTTTTTCATGCGATCGTTCAAAAACTCAATGAAAAAGGAAATTACAGGGTCGTCTCGACATACCCCTTGAAGTGCCCATATATCCCGTCGATCCGGGTCGTCATCAGCAAGTGCAAACATCGGGACGTGCTCCACATCCCGTTTAACCTCTTCTTCCGGTTCCGGATAGGGAGGGTGAGATACAAGGCGAAGCATCATTTCAGAAGGGTGTGGGATGTCCTGAAGGACGATAGGAAACTTGCTGAACTCTTAGAGATTCCAGGGGATCCGGACAGGAACATCCGGGAAAAAATCAAGAACTACTTTGCGTATGACAGGCCGGAATATGTCTTCGCTGAGTTTGCCAAATTTATAGCCATGGCCGAAGTTATGCTTGAGAGGGTCAGACCGGTGGCCGTCGTCATTGAGGACGAATACAGTGTATTTGAGCGGGCCCTCGTCGTAGCAGCGAAAAGAAAGGGTATTCCCTGTGTCGCAATCCAGCACGGCGCTATCTACGAATTGCATAAAGGATACATATATCAGGCTGGCGAGGTTTCACCTGATCTCTCTGTGAAAACGCCTTTCGTGCCCACTGCCGACGTTACTGCAGTATATGGTCAGTACCACAAAGATTTGCTGACTCAGGTAGGAGGATATCCGGAGAGTGCTGTCGTTGTCACCGGCCAGCCGCGGTATGATCGGATGATTAATCTGATTTCACAGTCGGCTTGCTCAGAGTTGATTGAAAGATGGCATCTGGATCCTTCAAAAAAGATTGTGTTATGGACGACGCAGTGCCACGGCATCTCTGATTCTGAGAACGAACTGAATTTTCAGGCGGTCTTTGAGAGTATGTCATTAATTGAGGATGTACAACTCATCATTAAACAGCATCCGGGAGAGCCGAAACGGTATAATACAATGATCCAGGAGCATCTGAGGAAGTATTCAATTGATGCCCATATTGTTGGCAAAGATGCAGATACGTTAGGGTTGCTCGCCGCAAGCGATCTTGTCCTGTTACTTAACTCAACAATAGGGCTTGAAGCCGTTGCGCTTCAAAAGCCGCTGATCGTGATGAATCTTGGTGGACAACCAGATATTGTAAATTATGTTCAGGAGGGTGTTGCATACGGCGTCTATAAGCCTGAAGATCTTAAACCGACTATAGAGCAACTCCTATGTGACGATTCCTGTCTGGCACGGAACAGAGAAGAGTTTATCCGGAAGCACCTCTACAAAGTTGATGGAAAGGCAGCAGAGCGCGTTGTTGATCTTATTGAAGAATGTGTAGATACAAGAGAGACAAAGACAGCCTACCGGCAGAGTTCATGA
- a CDS encoding N-acetyl sugar amidotransferase, with protein MKYCTRCVMPDTKPDLQLDTEGVCNACRSYERRNEINWDERKRELLQILEKYRQPDGSNWDCIVPVSGGKDSTYQVIRMLQLGMNPLCVTSTTCDLSDIGRKNIENLKHLGVDYVEFSPNPLIRAKLNRIGLEQVGDISWPEHIGIFTIPVRAAVQFNVPLIIWGENPQNEYGGPAATAESNILNRRWLERFGGLLGLRISDVVGIDGIDHRHLLAYTYPSDEDLAHVGVTGLFLGYYLPWDGLSNALIAQAHGLTTYHKTVEGSMVNYENLDNYQTGIHDYFKFLKFGFGHATDLACMQVRRGRLTRQDALEIVKKHDGKFPWNYLGKPLENILKPLELTVDEFIQICDKFTNKKLFRQDSTGNLIKDKDGNLIKINYDNL; from the coding sequence ATGAAATACTGCACACGATGCGTGATGCCGGACACAAAGCCCGATTTACAACTCGATACGGAGGGCGTTTGTAATGCCTGCCGCAGTTATGAGCGAAGGAATGAGATTAATTGGGACGAAAGAAAACGAGAATTATTACAGATTCTCGAAAAATACCGTCAACCCGATGGCAGTAATTGGGACTGTATAGTCCCTGTGAGTGGTGGAAAAGATAGCACCTACCAAGTCATTCGTATGCTCCAGTTAGGCATGAATCCACTCTGTGTCACCTCGACAACCTGTGATCTATCCGATATAGGTCGAAAAAATATAGAGAATTTGAAACATCTGGGAGTCGACTATGTGGAGTTTTCTCCGAACCCATTAATTCGAGCTAAACTCAACAGAATTGGACTTGAGCAGGTAGGGGACATATCATGGCCAGAACATATCGGCATTTTTACCATCCCGGTGCGGGCAGCAGTGCAATTCAATGTGCCCCTGATTATTTGGGGGGAGAATCCACAGAATGAATATGGTGGTCCTGCTGCAACAGCCGAAAGTAATATCCTTAATCGTAGATGGCTTGAGAGGTTTGGGGGGTTACTTGGGTTACGGATTTCTGATGTAGTTGGCATCGATGGTATTGACCATCGGCACCTTCTTGCATATACATACCCCTCAGACGAAGACCTTGCGCATGTCGGAGTGACAGGCCTCTTTTTAGGCTATTATCTGCCATGGGATGGTTTATCAAATGCACTGATCGCACAGGCTCATGGTCTCACCACATACCATAAAACTGTGGAGGGCTCCATGGTAAACTATGAAAATCTAGACAACTATCAAACAGGTATTCACGATTATTTCAAGTTCTTGAAATTTGGCTTTGGGCACGCAACAGATTTAGCGTGTATGCAAGTAAGGCGCGGGCGTCTAACCCGTCAAGATGCGCTGGAAATAGTAAAAAAACACGATGGAAAGTTTCCTTGGAACTATCTTGGTAAACCCTTAGAGAACATTCTGAAACCCCTGGAACTAACAGTTGACGAATTTATTCAGATCTGTGATAAATTTACCAACAAAAAACTTTTCCGTCAAGACAGTACGGGTAATCTGATTAAAGACAAAGATGGGAATCTGATAAAAATCAATTACGATAATCTATAG
- a CDS encoding N-acetyl sugar amidotransferase yields MEKTCSRCILDNTFPNIYFDEDGVCNQCHQYDRRCSKYATNTQNQKKLRSLVEKVKSRGKNQEYDCIQGVSGGRDSTYTLYLLKQWGLNPLAVHVDNRMDTSIAVKNINNACRKLDVDLHNHTVEWEEFKDLQRAFLFASVPSVDIPSDHAFVTILYNIAEENDIKYVFSGSSFRTEGQGSIEWSLHDDERFIRDIHRQYGTMNLNHYPLRTISDVFRWYRKGIREIRPLYWMDYHHSDVDPLLERELGWEYYGGHHFESIFTRWAFAFLLPRKFNIDKRLTDYATLVLSGQMTRGEAFNKMTKSIYPAELEAKDRAFILDTLGLTEEEMDSIINAVPKRNFDYDHHSRFHRILTYLISPWRY; encoded by the coding sequence ATGGAAAAGACGTGCTCTCGCTGTATCCTAGATAATACATTTCCAAATATTTACTTTGATGAAGATGGTGTGTGCAACCAGTGCCACCAGTACGACAGAAGATGCAGTAAATACGCCACCAATACACAAAATCAGAAGAAACTGCGCTCTCTGGTCGAAAAGGTGAAGTCGAGAGGGAAGAATCAGGAGTACGACTGCATCCAGGGTGTAAGCGGAGGCCGGGACAGCACATATACCCTATATCTTCTCAAACAGTGGGGCCTTAATCCGCTTGCCGTTCATGTCGATAACAGGATGGACACTTCGATCGCGGTGAAAAACATAAACAATGCCTGCCGGAAACTTGATGTCGACCTGCACAACCACACCGTCGAATGGGAGGAGTTTAAGGATCTTCAGAGAGCCTTCCTTTTTGCATCGGTGCCCTCTGTTGACATCCCGTCCGACCATGCGTTTGTCACGATATTATACAACATCGCAGAGGAGAACGATATAAAATATGTCTTTAGTGGTTCATCGTTCCGAACAGAGGGGCAGGGATCAATAGAATGGTCACTCCACGATGACGAGCGCTTCATCCGTGACATACATAGGCAATATGGAACAATGAACCTGAACCACTACCCTCTGCGAACTATCAGTGACGTTTTCAGGTGGTACCGAAAAGGTATCCGGGAGATCCGTCCGCTTTACTGGATGGATTACCACCATAGTGATGTGGATCCGCTTCTGGAGAGGGAACTCGGTTGGGAGTACTACGGTGGACATCATTTCGAGTCGATATTCACTCGCTGGGCCTTTGCCTTTCTGCTACCCAGAAAGTTCAACATCGACAAGAGACTTACCGACTATGCAACGCTTGTTCTGTCCGGCCAGATGACAAGAGGAGAAGCGTTCAACAAAATGACGAAATCAATATATCCGGCTGAGCTGGAAGCGAAAGATCGGGCATTTATTCTTGATACACTCGGGTTGACCGAGGAGGAGATGGACTCAATCATCAATGCGGTTCCAAAGCGGAACTTCGATTACGACCATCACTCACGTTTCCATCGTATACTCACGTACCTGATATCCCCGTGGAGGTATTAG
- the pseC gene encoding UDP-4-amino-4,6-dideoxy-N-acetyl-beta-L-altrosamine transaminase, with translation MRFIPYGHQLIDDDDILSVVEVLKSDWLTTGPAVDLFEKELASYVGARHTVAVNSGTSALDIAVQALDLPRGSEIITTPFTFAATSNAILYNGHIPIFADIDPITRNIHPDEIRKRISSKTRAIIYVDYAGHPCAIDEIEKIAREHGLLLIEDACHALGTSYKGRKIGTFADMTVFSFHPVKPITTGEGGAVVTENSELYAKLRLLRSHGITRDVGDMFGEGASWGYDMQLLGRNYRMTDIQAALGVSQLRKIDSFIERRNELAALYTRALSDLEWLDLPRTQEHVTHGWHLYTILLKGLERSTLFPYLKERGIGVNVHYIPTYKFSYYQRHYPQNANTFPSTEDIFSRIITLPLYPGMSDEDVEYVSVRLHEAESDLKISI, from the coding sequence ATGCGGTTCATCCCATATGGGCATCAGTTGATCGACGACGACGACATTCTGTCCGTCGTAGAGGTGTTGAAGAGCGACTGGCTCACGACGGGACCGGCTGTCGATCTCTTTGAAAAGGAACTTGCCAGTTACGTTGGCGCCCGGCATACTGTCGCGGTGAACAGCGGCACGAGTGCCCTGGATATCGCAGTCCAGGCTCTCGATCTCCCGAGAGGCAGCGAGATTATCACAACCCCGTTCACGTTTGCCGCCACGAGTAATGCTATCCTCTATAATGGTCATATCCCGATCTTTGCGGATATCGATCCCATAACGAGGAATATTCATCCGGATGAGATAAGGAAACGGATCAGTTCAAAAACCCGAGCAATAATCTACGTTGACTATGCCGGGCACCCGTGCGCGATCGACGAGATCGAGAAGATTGCCCGGGAACATGGCCTTCTGCTCATTGAAGATGCATGCCATGCACTCGGGACTTCGTACAAAGGCCGTAAGATCGGTACGTTCGCCGATATGACAGTTTTCAGTTTCCACCCAGTAAAGCCCATAACCACCGGGGAGGGAGGGGCCGTGGTCACCGAGAATTCGGAGCTTTATGCCAAACTCAGGCTGCTCCGGAGCCACGGTATTACCCGCGACGTAGGGGATATGTTCGGTGAAGGGGCGTCATGGGGATACGACATGCAACTCCTCGGTCGTAACTACCGGATGACCGACATTCAGGCAGCGCTGGGCGTATCTCAGTTGAGGAAGATTGACTCCTTTATCGAGAGGAGAAACGAACTTGCAGCATTGTACACAAGGGCTCTATCCGACCTGGAATGGCTTGACCTTCCCCGGACCCAGGAACACGTGACTCATGGGTGGCACCTCTATACGATTCTGCTCAAAGGGCTTGAACGGAGCACTCTATTCCCCTACCTGAAAGAACGGGGGATCGGTGTCAACGTTCATTATATCCCCACCTATAAATTCAGTTACTACCAGAGGCACTATCCCCAGAACGCCAATACTTTCCCGAGCACTGAGGATATATTCAGCAGAATAATAACTTTACCTCTCTATCCGGGTATGAGCGATGAGGATGTGGAGTATGTCTCTGTTCGGTTGCACGAAGCAGAATCAGACCTGAAAATTTCGATATAA
- a CDS encoding DapH/DapD/GlmU-related protein → MTILDFMRYHIINSAINTYWCVKKRFSLRLLLCDVNCREIPESTWFGHPYGITIRDGTRFGKNCTVRSNITIGQKSTEEERAIIGNNVQIGAGAIILGPVHIGDNAIIAAGSVVLTDIPPNTTYISKHIIEATPHADFH, encoded by the coding sequence ATGACCATTCTGGATTTCATGCGATATCATATTATCAATTCCGCGATAAATACATACTGGTGCGTTAAAAAGCGTTTTTCGCTTCGTCTTCTCCTGTGTGATGTGAATTGCCGGGAGATCCCGGAATCCACCTGGTTCGGTCATCCATATGGGATTACCATCCGAGACGGCACCAGATTTGGGAAGAATTGTACCGTCCGGTCGAATATCACCATCGGACAGAAATCAACTGAAGAAGAACGTGCTATCATCGGCAACAATGTTCAGATTGGCGCCGGTGCGATCATCCTTGGACCAGTTCACATCGGTGATAACGCTATCATTGCCGCTGGTTCTGTGGTTCTCACTGATATTCCACCCAATACAACATACATTTCTAAACACATAATCGAGGCAACCCCCCATGCAGATTTTCACTGA
- the pseG gene encoding UDP-2,4-diacetamido-2,4,6-trideoxy-beta-L-altropyranose hydrolase has translation MKCIPPSFVFRTDASHTIGTGHVIRCLTLANALAKKGAEVSFIFREHDGHFCDLIEEQGFIIHRLPAADRKFEAPATPAHAAWLGATWQEDADQTGSIIKTLGVKPDWLVVDHYALDSRWERALRPLVGRIFVIDDLADRAHDCDLLLDQNLFADMQTRYATKVPEDCHLLLGPEYALLQPIYAELHGRIPPREGPVKRILLSFGGADRDNLAGRALVAFLSLNRPDIDVDVVISDSSPYAPGIRAQAAGHANVHLHSNLPTLAPLMARADLAIGAAGTTSWERLCLGLPALVVTLAENQRPIADELQRLGLVRWLGHKDEVSEQSIRLALAELFEGSIDEEWSLCCRATVDGTGTKRVSAALTITAETPLLVRHARLSDEGLLLAWANDPETRQNSFSSDPIPVEEHRRWYRSRLRDLDGCHLYIVETKEGIPMGQARFEREEQAWVISYSLAPQFRNRGFGRPLLEAALLKMRSEHPGALVLGRVKSDNLPSRRIFETLGFDTLSDGEGIAYQRLL, from the coding sequence GTGAAGTGCATACCCCCAAGCTTCGTCTTTCGCACAGATGCTTCGCACACCATCGGTACCGGTCACGTCATACGTTGTCTCACACTGGCCAACGCCCTAGCCAAGAAAGGCGCTGAAGTCTCATTTATCTTCCGCGAGCACGATGGCCACTTCTGTGACCTGATCGAAGAACAAGGGTTTATCATCCACCGCCTTCCAGCGGCAGACAGAAAATTTGAAGCCCCCGCAACCCCGGCCCACGCCGCCTGGCTCGGAGCGACATGGCAGGAAGACGCCGACCAGACCGGTTCTATTATCAAGACTCTGGGCGTCAAACCCGATTGGCTGGTGGTGGATCATTACGCTCTTGATTCTCGCTGGGAGCGTGCTCTCCGCCCATTAGTAGGACGGATCTTTGTCATCGACGACCTCGCCGACCGGGCTCACGACTGCGATCTGCTGCTGGACCAGAACCTTTTTGCAGATATGCAGACTCGCTATGCCACCAAGGTGCCGGAGGATTGTCACCTGTTGCTGGGGCCGGAATACGCCCTCCTGCAGCCAATCTATGCCGAACTGCACGGCCGCATCCCGCCGCGGGAGGGGCCGGTCAAGCGTATCCTCCTCTCATTTGGCGGGGCAGACCGCGACAACCTGGCCGGTCGCGCGTTAGTGGCGTTCCTGAGCCTGAATCGCCCTGATATCGATGTTGATGTCGTGATCTCTGATAGTAGTCCTTATGCTCCGGGGATCCGGGCTCAAGCAGCGGGGCATGCCAATGTTCATCTGCACAGCAACCTCCCGACCCTAGCACCGCTTATGGCGAGAGCCGACCTTGCCATCGGCGCGGCCGGGACGACCAGTTGGGAACGACTGTGCCTCGGGCTTCCTGCACTCGTTGTGACACTTGCGGAGAACCAGCGACCGATTGCTGATGAGCTTCAACGGTTGGGCTTGGTGCGCTGGCTGGGGCATAAAGATGAAGTGTCTGAACAGAGTATCAGACTGGCTCTGGCTGAACTGTTTGAAGGGAGCATTGATGAAGAATGGTCCCTGTGCTGTCGAGCCACTGTAGACGGTACAGGTACGAAGCGCGTTAGTGCCGCTTTGACCATAACTGCGGAAACACCACTTTTAGTGCGTCATGCCCGCCTGTCCGATGAAGGGTTGCTCCTCGCCTGGGCAAACGACCCGGAAACACGACAGAACTCCTTTTCATCTGACCCCATCCCTGTGGAGGAACACCGCCGGTGGTACCGTAGCCGGCTTCGGGATCTGGACGGCTGCCATCTCTATATTGTGGAGACCAAGGAGGGAATCCCCATGGGGCAGGCACGGTTTGAGAGAGAAGAGCAGGCCTGGGTAATCAGCTATTCACTTGCACCCCAGTTCCGCAATAGAGGCTTCGGTCGGCCACTGCTCGAAGCAGCTCTGTTAAAAATGCGATCTGAACATCCGGGTGCACTCGTTCTTGGCAGAGTGAAGTCAGACAACCTGCCTTCGCGCAGAATTTTTGAAACGCTTGGCTTTGATACCCTGTCAGATGGGGAGGGGATTGCGTATCAACGTCTGCTCTGA
- a CDS encoding pseudaminic acid biosynthesis-associated methylase, with the protein MIDSISTKWRCKYMVNQFKTEQESFWAGEFGTEYIRRNQGAELLASNLVFFSQALRSAHKPRDCIEFGANIGMNLKALRLLYPQQEQFAIEINETAVAELRTLLPPENVFHASVLDYSAVQQYDLVLVKGVLIHINPDYLPQVYDALYRATGRYLLICEYYNPSPVQVPYRGHSGRLFKRDFCGEILERYPDLKLTDYGFVYHRDPNYPQDDITWFLLEKRG; encoded by the coding sequence ATGATAGATAGTATTTCAACAAAATGGAGATGTAAATACATGGTTAATCAATTTAAGACAGAACAGGAGTCTTTCTGGGCCGGTGAGTTCGGAACAGAGTATATAAGACGTAACCAGGGTGCGGAACTTTTAGCTTCAAACCTTGTCTTTTTTAGCCAAGCCTTGCGTTCCGCTCATAAGCCCAGGGATTGTATAGAGTTTGGAGCAAATATCGGTATGAACCTTAAGGCATTAAGGCTTCTCTATCCACAGCAGGAACAGTTTGCTATTGAAATTAACGAGACTGCCGTGGCTGAATTACGTACGCTACTTCCGCCAGAAAACGTATTCCATGCATCAGTTCTCGATTATTCTGCTGTACAACAGTATGACTTAGTCTTGGTAAAGGGAGTCCTGATCCATATTAATCCAGACTATTTGCCACAGGTATATGATGCGCTGTACCGTGCAACTGGTCGATATTTGCTCATCTGCGAGTACTATAATCCAAGTCCAGTTCAAGTTCCTTATCGAGGCCACAGTGGTCGCCTGTTCAAACGTGATTTTTGCGGGGAGATCCTGGAGCGTTACCCCGATCTCAAACTCACTGACTACGGTTTTGTCTACCATCGTGATCCCAACTACCCGCAAGATGACATTACATGGTTTTTGTTAGAGAAGAGAGGATAA
- a CDS encoding cytidylyltransferase domain-containing protein, which yields MHVVAIVQARMGSTRLPGKVMKDLLGKPVLTRAINRIRRAKCIDEVVIATTIKPEDDAIAALCEGEGWQCFRGSENDLLDRYYRAAQAFNADVVVRITSDCPMIDPEVIDKVIGEFLSLRETIDYASNTLSPRTFPRGLDVEVMTFEALEHAWREDNDPALREHVTPYIYQNPEIFRLHQAANEVDLSHHRWTLDTPEDLALIRAVYSHFGNDRFTWMDAIEYLDQHPEIMEINSDIKQKTIE from the coding sequence ATGCATGTGGTGGCTATCGTTCAGGCGAGGATGGGGAGCACACGTCTCCCGGGCAAGGTGATGAAAGATCTTCTCGGGAAGCCGGTGCTGACCAGAGCCATCAACCGAATCCGGCGTGCAAAGTGTATCGACGAGGTTGTGATTGCGACCACCATCAAACCCGAGGATGACGCGATTGCCGCGCTCTGCGAGGGGGAAGGGTGGCAGTGTTTCCGGGGAAGTGAGAACGATCTTCTCGACCGGTATTACCGGGCTGCACAGGCGTTTAATGCCGATGTTGTTGTTCGTATCACCTCTGACTGTCCGATGATCGATCCAGAGGTCATCGACAAAGTGATAGGAGAGTTTCTGAGCCTTAGAGAGACGATCGACTATGCCTCAAACACTCTCTCGCCGCGCACCTTCCCGCGTGGCCTTGATGTTGAGGTGATGACCTTTGAAGCCCTCGAGCATGCATGGAGGGAGGATAACGATCCTGCGTTGCGAGAGCACGTAACTCCGTACATCTACCAGAACCCTGAAATATTCCGGCTTCATCAGGCTGCCAATGAAGTAGATCTCTCGCATCATCGATGGACACTGGACACACCTGAGGATCTCGCGCTCATCCGTGCCGTATACAGTCACTTTGGGAACGATCGGTTCACTTGGATGGATGCTATCGAGTATCTGGATCAGCATCCAGAGATCATGGAGATTAATAGTGATATCAAGCAAAAGACGATAGAATGA
- the pseI gene encoding pseudaminic acid synthase, which produces MKVAHQRIGPDAPPFIIAEMSGNHNESLDRALEIVDAAAKAGAHALKLQTYTADTITLDIDEGEFFIDDEQSLWKGCSLHDLYERASTPWEWHVPIMERARELGMICFSTPFDETAVDFLEELDVPAYKIASFENVHLPLIRKVAATGKPMIISTGMATLAEIDEAVRTAREAGCRDLVLLKCTSTYPATPENSNVVTIPHMRELFGCEVGLSDHTMGIGAAVAAVAHGATVIEKHFTTRRADGGVDSTFSLEPEELHALVVETERAWQSLGNVAYGPSDAEKKSLIFRRSLYIAQDLKAGDVLTRENLRCVRPGLGLAPKYYEVLLGKRVIRDVVRGTPMSWDFVVGKR; this is translated from the coding sequence ATGAAGGTCGCACATCAAAGAATCGGCCCAGACGCTCCTCCCTTCATCATCGCGGAGATGTCTGGAAACCATAACGAGTCCCTAGATCGAGCGCTGGAGATCGTTGATGCGGCAGCAAAAGCAGGTGCCCATGCCCTCAAACTCCAGACATACACCGCCGACACCATCACGCTCGACATTGACGAGGGGGAGTTCTTCATCGATGACGAGCAGAGTCTCTGGAAGGGGTGCAGCCTGCACGATCTCTATGAACGTGCCTCCACGCCGTGGGAGTGGCATGTACCGATCATGGAGAGGGCGCGGGAACTCGGCATGATCTGCTTCTCCACGCCGTTCGACGAGACGGCGGTCGACTTTCTTGAGGAACTGGATGTACCGGCCTACAAGATTGCTTCCTTCGAGAATGTGCACCTCCCGCTGATCCGGAAAGTGGCAGCCACCGGCAAGCCGATGATCATCTCCACCGGGATGGCCACGCTCGCCGAGATTGATGAGGCGGTGCGCACCGCCCGGGAGGCCGGGTGCCGTGATCTGGTGCTGCTCAAGTGCACCAGCACCTACCCGGCCACGCCGGAGAACAGCAACGTGGTCACCATTCCCCACATGCGGGAGTTATTCGGCTGTGAGGTGGGCCTCTCCGATCATACCATGGGCATCGGTGCGGCGGTCGCGGCGGTAGCCCACGGCGCAACGGTGATCGAGAAGCATTTCACGACCCGCCGCGCTGACGGTGGGGTGGACAGCACGTTCTCGCTGGAACCGGAGGAGTTGCATGCCTTGGTGGTGGAGACGGAGCGCGCCTGGCAGTCGCTGGGGAACGTTGCCTACGGGCCGAGCGATGCGGAAAAGAAGTCCCTGATCTTCCGCCGCTCTCTTTATATCGCCCAGGACCTCAAGGCTGGTGACGTGCTCACCCGTGAGAACCTGCGCTGCGTGCGTCCCGGCCTGGGTCTGGCGCCGAAGTACTATGAGGTGCTTCTAGGCAAGAGAGTTATCCGGGATGTAGTAAGGGGGACACCGATGAGTTGGGATTTTGTGGTGGGCAAAAGGTAA
- the pseB gene encoding UDP-N-acetylglucosamine 4,6-dehydratase (inverting): MMMMSCFDGKTILVTGGTGSFGKMFTSLLLKEWNPDSVRIYSRGELLQWEMQQNVQDERLRFFIGDVRDKDRLYRAMNDVDIVVHAAALKQVPAAEYNPMEAVKTNIDGASNIINASIDNGVEKVMALSTDKAVHPVNLYGATKMVAEKLFVQGNAYVGERNTRFACTRYGNVVGSRGSIIPLFLEQRKQGRVTITDERMTRFWLTLEQGARFVAQCIETMRGGEIFVPKIPSMRITDLAKIVAPDCEVEIIGIRPGEKLHEVLLTEDEARHSKDMRDYFVIEPELKIWSRNNGREGKSLPEGFRYSSESNPIWLDADKLMSMVDIS, from the coding sequence ATGATGATGATGTCCTGCTTCGATGGTAAAACCATCCTCGTGACGGGTGGCACAGGCTCGTTTGGAAAAATGTTTACATCGCTCCTGCTTAAGGAGTGGAACCCCGACAGCGTCCGCATCTACTCGCGGGGAGAACTGCTCCAGTGGGAAATGCAACAGAATGTTCAGGATGAGCGCCTCCGTTTCTTTATCGGTGATGTCAGGGATAAAGATCGCCTTTATCGCGCGATGAACGATGTCGATATCGTCGTCCATGCCGCCGCGCTCAAGCAGGTGCCTGCGGCAGAATACAACCCTATGGAGGCTGTAAAGACGAACATCGACGGGGCATCCAATATCATTAACGCATCCATCGACAACGGCGTCGAAAAAGTCATGGCGTTGAGCACCGACAAGGCAGTACACCCAGTCAACCTCTACGGTGCAACCAAAATGGTTGCAGAGAAACTCTTTGTACAAGGTAATGCCTATGTCGGTGAAAGAAACACGAGATTTGCCTGCACCCGCTACGGGAATGTAGTCGGGAGCAGGGGAAGCATCATACCACTCTTCCTGGAACAGAGAAAACAGGGGCGGGTGACGATAACCGACGAACGTATGACTCGGTTCTGGCTGACGCTCGAACAGGGCGCTCGATTCGTTGCCCAGTGTATAGAGACGATGAGAGGTGGAGAGATCTTTGTCCCTAAGATTCCCAGTATGAGAATTACTGATCTGGCGAAAATTGTTGCACCAGACTGCGAAGTCGAGATCATCGGTATCCGTCCCGGCGAGAAACTCCATGAGGTTCTCCTCACTGAAGATGAAGCCCGGCACTCGAAGGATATGAGGGACTACTTCGTTATAGAGCCCGAGCTGAAGATCTGGAGCCGGAACAACGGCCGTGAGGGGAAGTCACTGCCCGAAGGATTCCGGTACTCGAGCGAGAGCAATCCGATCTGGCTCGACGCTGATAAACTGATGTCAATGGTGGATATTTCGTAG